Proteins from a genomic interval of Mesobacillus sp. S13:
- the ispF gene encoding 2-C-methyl-D-erythritol 2,4-cyclodiphosphate synthase: MFRIGQGFDVHQLTEGRPLIIGGITIPYEKGLLGHSDADVLLHTVADACLGAIGEGDIGRHFPDTDPEFKDADSAKLLEHVWKIVKEKGYELVNIDCTIIAQQPKMAPHIESMRERIAGLLEGNSDQVNVKATTTEKLGFPGRGEGIASQATVLLKQTEK, encoded by the coding sequence ATGTTTCGTATTGGACAAGGTTTCGATGTACATCAATTGACGGAGGGCAGGCCGCTGATCATTGGCGGAATCACGATTCCATATGAAAAAGGACTGCTTGGGCACTCAGATGCCGATGTGCTTCTACATACAGTAGCTGATGCATGTCTTGGAGCAATCGGCGAAGGGGATATCGGCAGACATTTCCCGGATACTGACCCTGAATTCAAGGACGCCGATTCAGCTAAATTGCTTGAGCATGTGTGGAAGATTGTAAAGGAAAAAGGATACGAGCTTGTTAACATCGACTGCACGATCATCGCCCAGCAACCCAAAATGGCACCGCATATTGAATCCATGCGTGAAAGGATTGCAGGGCTGCTTGAAGGGAATTCCGACCAGGTGAACGTCAAGGCGACGACAACAGAAAAGCTGGGATTCCCGGGACGGGGAGAAGGCATAGCTTCTCAGGCAACCGTGTTGCTGAAGCAGACTGAGAAATAA
- the gltX gene encoding glutamate--tRNA ligase, translated as MSSDIRVRYAPSPTGHLHIGNARTALFNYLFARNRGGKFIIRIEDTDKKRNIEGGEQSQLKYLQWLGIDWDESVDVGGEYGPYRQSERNHIYEQYNQELLEKGHAYKCYCTEEELEAEREEQSARNETPQYSGRCRNLTAEQKEQFEKEGRQPSLRFKVPAGQILKFDDMVKGDVSFESDGMGDFVIVKKDGTPTYNYAVVVDDHLMKISHVLRGDDHISNTPKQLVIYEALGWEPPVFGHMTLIVNESRKKLSKRDESIIQFIEQYEELGYLPEALFNFITLLGWSPSGEEEIYSKDEFIEIFDPARLSKSPALFDQQKLAWMNNQYMKKADLDRVVELSLPHLIKAGKVSESRSAEEDAWVRGLISLYHDKMSFGAEIVEMSDLFFRDEVNYDEEAKEVLAGEQVPEVLNAFLGEIDQLEEFKADGIKAAVKSVQKGTGHKGQKLFMPIRAAATGQTHGPDLMLAMELIGKDKVKERVQKLLG; from the coding sequence ATGTCATCAGATATCCGGGTGCGTTATGCCCCGAGTCCGACTGGACATTTACATATCGGGAATGCCCGTACTGCATTATTCAATTATCTATTCGCACGCAACAGAGGCGGAAAGTTCATCATCCGCATTGAAGATACAGATAAAAAACGAAATATCGAAGGCGGAGAGCAAAGCCAATTGAAGTACCTTCAGTGGCTTGGGATCGACTGGGATGAGAGCGTTGATGTGGGCGGCGAATACGGACCATACCGCCAATCAGAGCGTAACCACATCTATGAGCAATACAATCAGGAGCTTCTTGAAAAAGGCCATGCCTATAAGTGCTACTGCACAGAGGAAGAACTGGAGGCGGAGCGCGAAGAGCAGTCTGCCCGAAATGAGACGCCTCAATATTCCGGACGCTGCCGCAACCTGACAGCAGAACAGAAGGAGCAGTTTGAAAAAGAAGGACGCCAGCCGAGCCTTCGCTTCAAGGTGCCTGCAGGGCAGATCCTGAAGTTCGATGATATGGTAAAGGGCGACGTGAGCTTTGAATCAGACGGGATGGGTGACTTTGTCATCGTTAAAAAAGACGGCACACCGACTTATAATTATGCGGTTGTCGTCGATGACCATCTGATGAAGATTTCCCACGTTCTTCGCGGGGATGATCACATCTCCAATACACCGAAGCAGCTTGTGATTTATGAAGCACTTGGCTGGGAGCCGCCGGTGTTCGGACATATGACACTGATTGTCAACGAAAGCCGCAAGAAGCTGAGCAAGCGTGATGAATCGATCATCCAGTTCATCGAGCAGTACGAGGAGCTTGGATATCTTCCAGAAGCTTTGTTCAACTTCATAACATTGCTTGGATGGTCTCCATCTGGTGAAGAGGAGATTTATTCAAAGGATGAGTTCATCGAGATTTTTGACCCTGCCAGACTTTCAAAATCTCCTGCACTCTTTGACCAGCAGAAGCTAGCCTGGATGAACAATCAATATATGAAAAAAGCAGACCTTGACAGGGTAGTTGAGCTTTCACTTCCACATCTCATCAAAGCTGGAAAGGTCAGCGAGAGCCGTTCAGCGGAAGAAGATGCCTGGGTTCGCGGCCTCATTTCCCTGTACCATGATAAAATGAGTTTCGGAGCGGAAATCGTCGAGATGTCGGATTTATTTTTCCGCGATGAGGTAAACTATGATGAAGAAGCAAAAGAAGTTCTTGCGGGCGAGCAGGTCCCTGAAGTGCTGAATGCGTTCCTCGGTGAAATCGATCAGCTTGAAGAATTCAAGGCGGATGGAATCAAGGCAGCGGTGAAGTCAGTCCAAAAGGGCACAGGCCATAAAGGCCAGAAGCTGTTCATGCCAATACGTGCGGCGGCGACAGGCCAGACACATGGACCGGACCTGATGCTTGCGATGGAACTGATCGGTAAAGACAAGGTCAAGGAAAGAGTCCAAAAACTATTGGGCTAA
- the cysE gene encoding serine O-acetyltransferase, whose product MFKMMKEDIDVVFDQDPSARSALEVVLTYAGLHAIWAHRFAHAFYKRKFYFIARAISQISRFFTGVEIHPGAKIGRRFFIDHGMGVVIGETCEIGDNVTVFQGVTLGGTGKEKGKRHPTVKDNALIATGAKVLGSITIGENSKVGAGSVVLKDVPPNSTVVGIPGKIVIQDGVRVKKDFNHRDLPDPVADRCQEIEMELVKLKKELELVKLHEELEAAKQGRGMENGN is encoded by the coding sequence ATGTTTAAGATGATGAAGGAAGACATAGATGTTGTTTTTGATCAGGATCCTTCCGCCAGGAGCGCGCTGGAAGTGGTCTTGACCTACGCAGGCCTGCACGCGATATGGGCCCATCGTTTCGCACATGCTTTTTACAAGCGGAAGTTTTATTTTATCGCAAGGGCTATATCGCAAATCAGCCGGTTTTTCACGGGGGTAGAAATCCATCCGGGAGCCAAGATTGGCAGACGTTTTTTCATCGACCATGGAATGGGGGTCGTCATTGGCGAAACGTGTGAGATTGGTGATAATGTGACGGTGTTCCAGGGAGTGACCCTGGGCGGTACGGGCAAAGAAAAAGGCAAACGCCACCCGACGGTAAAAGATAATGCCTTGATTGCGACCGGGGCTAAGGTTTTAGGTTCGATTACGATTGGGGAGAATTCTAAAGTGGGCGCAGGATCTGTTGTCCTGAAAGATGTTCCTCCGAACTCCACTGTTGTCGGCATCCCGGGCAAAATCGTCATCCAGGACGGCGTCAGAGTCAAAAAGGATTTCAATCATCGCGATCTGCCGGATCCTGTGGCGGATCGATGTCAGGAAATCGAAATGGAATTAGTGAAATTGAAAAAAGAACTTGAATTAGTCAAATTACATGAAGAACTTGAAGCTGCCAAGCAGGGAAGGGGCATGGAAAATGGGAATTAA